The sequence below is a genomic window from Harmonia axyridis chromosome 1, icHarAxyr1.1, whole genome shotgun sequence.
ATCGCTTCCTCACGTATACTAAGATATACGTACATATGTCAGCTGATTTTGTGCAGCGCTGTAGGTGTGACCATATGGTCACGGTAGCCTTTGAAGGGTTAAACAATATGTTTGACCAAATCGTATTGTATCGcaataaagatgagaaaagggtttagaaccaacaggattaggtttatattgtaattgaattggTGTTCTTTCGTATTTACTTTTCTGACAATATTCACACgaatttatataattctgaACATCTTCATTCATGTTCGGCCAATAAAATTTCCGTTTCAAACTAATAagattttctcttaatcctCGATGTATCGTTTTGGTTTCATGATACTACTGAGTGATTCTAAATTGTCTTTCATCTATGTCTTCCACGTCTTCTTacagaattcttgaaattttcaaatcataactcttgtaatcaaatttctcttgcaaaattcgtataagtggtttctctaattctgatgatttaaaatataatgtatAGGAACTTTTTGGTCTAATATATTCTTTAATGAATTTGTATAAATCGCTTTCGattgaatttatggaaacaataaatctgAGTTTTTCTCCGAATAATTTAATCTTTGTAAcagataataatataattagatgcttttttgaatattatctGTAAATTAGATGAGTTAATACTTTTTTCTGTGTAAGGTATTTCaaaaattggattttcaatattgctgTGAATAGTTACCTATATCgtcatgaataataacattttttttatacgcatctctcgggaaaagactgagcttataacgccctttcaagcgccccgagatgaatttagaagaaatcgatttgtgcgtgtcttaaactgctgtaagttgtaaccaagggggaatacatcttgaggtagggtattccatagccttgcagttcggtaaagaaaagccttctgatacaccgatgtcctagctgtagaaagatgcacgacaaactggtgactattatcggctagccttgttcgtcgatcaaattgagcccctggaggaatcatggaggcaatggctcagaacaccttccgtggtagtatctgtattttgagtttcaaagtcaattatattttcatcttgTTCACTATGTTCGTCTGCTGAGTTCAAAAGATTTAAGCATTCATCTAACTCCGTCAGTTATCTGATTTGCAATTGAAATAAGATCATCATCTATTCCATTACACTCGATTAAATTCTCATTGGTATGTGTTGGTAAATGGTAAATAATCACGTTTATATTGGATTCACCAAAGAtatattttaacattttcaaaataattgaacACTCTAGTCGATCTAATCCACATGCAATTCGTGGTAAGGCTAAAAAACTATCGTTATTAATATCGCATATTTTTCTAAGATTTAAAAGTGACTGAAAAACTGTTTCATATTCAGGTTTTTCATAATGACATTTCTtagtaattaaataataaacattCCTATTATCTTCTCTGATTGTGGCAACTTCGCCaactaatttattttgattcttcaATTTTCCTATTCCAccgtatttatttttcattaattaattaattaattcattattcattttaaaatctTGTGATACACAATGTGCTAGGGCGCAATTTTCAGGGGATTCAAATAAGTTACCTTCTTTTTCTCTAATATTCacataatttttgatattattatttttgttgaaagttAAAAAGTTTTGGTATCTTAATTCACTTGTTGCATCAATAATAATTCTACTTAATGCATCTGCATTGTTCTGCGAGccttttctatattttatttcataatcaaaTTCTTCAAGTTTTATTCGCCATCTCATTAGTCTTGAATTGGGTTCTTTTAGAGAAAATAGCCAAATTAAAGGTTTATGATCTgtataaattgtaaattttcttcCGTACAaatatggcctgaaatgtttACACGACCATACAAtcgataataattctttttcgatCACACTGTATCGGGATTCAGCTTCATTTCAAGTTCTACTCGCGAAAGCAATCGGAAGGTCATTGGGAGGTTGACTTTGAGACAATACCGAACCTATTGCATATCCGGATGCATCTGTAGTTGAAATCAGGATATCGTAATATAGGATGgtttaataaatttcttttacatACTTCAAAGGCTTCAACATATTTAGGATCATCTATattgattttggaatttttcttcAAGCAATTTGTAAGGGGTTTGGTAATTTTTGCAAAGTTAGGTATAAATTTCCTATAATATCCGACTAAAccaagaaatgatttgatttctttttgagTTTTTGGAATTGGGAATTTACTCACAGCAGTTAATTTATTAGGGTTAGGCTTAATTCCTTCTGGGGTTATAATATGACCTAGAAATTCTATTtctgttttgaaaaaatgacattTGTCCAATTGTATTTTTAGATTATCTTCTTTAAACCCTTCAACAATATTATGGATGTCTGCTAAGTGTTGTTCTATCGAATCTGAGAAAATAACATCATCCATATAAAcataacaattttttccaatatatgaTAATTTCTCAATACTATATTCATTAGGCTTTGAAAAGAAGCAGGGgcatttttcaattcgaatggCATTCGTAAAAATTCataatgaccattttcaattgtaaaggcggtctaattcaatttgatgaaaacttGACGCTAAATCGAGCGttgtaaaatatttcttttttcctaACTTATCTAAAATTGCATCGATTTGGGGTAAAGGGTATTTATCATCCATAgtcttttcatttaattttctataATCAATTGCTATACgccatttttgtttttgtgataaatcttttttctttgaaacttaCAACAACAGGAAATGACCATGGTGAAATACTCGGTCTAATGGTTTTCTTTTCTAACTTATCATcgatttgttttttaatttcctCTCTATGTACTTCGGGGTATCGATAAATCTTACAATGAACGGGAACTTCATCTATCGTTCGAATTCTGTGTttaattttattggaaaaattcaaggGTTGACCCGGTAATTGAATTGCATCTTTGttagtttgtaaaattttcattaattgattaattgaaaggATTTTGACAAACTTGTTGATATTTGAAAGGAACttgacaaaattcattttttaaaatttgatttttgaaatataacatTAATCCATactattcaactatgtagtggcagagaggacaggggaaataaaaatccttaatgagatgccgacgtttcgacctttatttctggtctttttcaaggctggaaacagaacgacattgaaaacatggggcataacatagtgccataatataaagtcaggacacgaataCCAGTGATGAATTAATCCATACTTTTTCAAGAAATCGGCTCCTATAAGTCCGTCataattcttatgaaatttataaagaatGAAGGGATGAAAATCGTTTAttctaaattcagaaaacaatggtAACAATACTTTTTCATTCGACGTTTCTTGTCTCATGCAAGCAGTTAATGTAgtcgattcattgaaaatattttcagggaCATAATTATATGCAAATTTAGGATCAATTAAACAAACTGAGCAACCACTATCAATTAATAACTTACATCTAgggtttttaaattcaataaatggTAGCTGATTAGTATTATCTAAAAAAGAATTTAAGTCAATTCGTTTTCTAAGGttgtttcttgaaaattttgtttatttgagaAGTTACTTTTCGATGTAGAAGGTTGTGAGAAAGAATTTTTCTTATTTGGATTTATATCAATATAAGTTAATTCTTCTACGAGAAAATCAGGGCTTCGatcattattataaaattttctctggggattattttgatattgggtTGAATAATTAGATCTCTTCTGCGGATAAACTCGTGTCTGTACTGACATTCTTTCAAGTGGGGTAGTAATTCTttgatttggattcggtttgAAAACGTTTTGATTTCTCGACGTACTTGGAACACCAAACGTTTCACGTTGCGTAGGGTAATGAGTATTTACGTAAATCGTATCGGCCTCGAAGGGAATCTATGCTGCGTTTCATAAGGCTGCGttcgatatttattatttgaaaaatgattgtaATTGTTTGTATCATTGCGATGATCAGAATAATTATTTCTTGATACATTTTTATGTACaggatttttatttcgactTTTGTCTAATAATTCATACTGAGCCATATTACATAAATAATCTTTCACAGCGTTTACGGTATTATCAAAGTTAAATGCATTGTTAGTTATCAAATAAGTTCGTAATTCTATAGGGGAATTCGATATCAATactgttttatatatttttgaaatattcgatttATAAATTAATGTCTCTGGATCAGGCATAGGATCTGAATCTATTCtataattaattcgaattttcaacGATATTATTCTATCAATGAAATTTAACATGTCTTCATGTGGCTTCTTTgctaaaaattgcaattgatgtATTAATACATCTAAATTTATTTGATCTCCAAATTTCGTATTTAAGAATCGTTTAACGTCCCAATTGTTAGGTATATCAGAAGTAGATACCTCTGCTAATGCACGATCAGTAAGTTTCGATTTTACAACTGCGAAGCAATAATCTTTAACTATTTGAGCTTCATTTGCAAACATGAATAAAAATTGTTCTGCGCTACGTAAGAACGAATGCAACTCATTTTCTATTCCTGAGAATCTAGGTAAAAACATTCCAAATTTTTCAGGCAATGTTAAATATATTCTTTCTTTagccatatttatattttctttacgCTCTTTTTTACCTTTGAAATGCTTTACTGACGTAATcttgattaattattcatacaataaaataaaatatagtaaTCGATTTTTTAAATGAGTAACCTAGAAAAAACTCTTAGGtcggttttttaaagaaacctaggaaaaactatGATACAGTTTTACACACAAAACAATTAAAAAGGATGACTCTTTTTGTCCAGAATAAGTAAACTGGGAAGAAAGGAAAGGAAAGGATTTTGCTCACCAAATTGTATTCTGTGAAGTCGTCACGGGGCGCTACTCAGGTGACCAGGGCTTCTGGGTGGTTTTCTACTCTCTGTTCGATTGTGCTGAACGGTTGAAACCGACGTCCTGGGACGATCGATGTTGATTGAGTTGGATTCTTGGATTACTGCAGGAACTTCTTCTGGCAGGAAAGAATGGCACAATCAATGTCACTAAATTTTCTTCTCTAATAGGAACGGCACAATCCCATCAACTCGTCGCCAAATATGTTTTTGTGGTgaaaacctcgtttttaaaaacaaaactatttatttcgaatacaatGCGAGTAAGCTCTAATCGATCTTTCTTAGATGGATTAacaatcaattcttaatgagtacacagattcagtcccctttatagattttcttatctaaattcctaggtgaataacaattcaataacaagAGAAACAAAGGGCTATTCATAGAGATGAAATGCTGAATCTGCAATTAGATACATTGTAATATATAGTTCTTATGCGATTGAAGgaaaggatctatttatttaataggggttcatattatgtaattatatagaGGAGAAGGTGGTAATGTGACCCCCCACTTTGCTTTTGAGGGTTCATTTCTAAAATAAAGGAATtaaaaagatgaaatgaaaaatattgggtTCAGTATTTATATGTGCATTCACatcttacaatgaaataaaataaactcgctaaatgaaatacaaattatCATTTATTCTTGAGTAATCAAATTTGGCATCTCGAGATCAGCTGATGGTTATGTGGCCCCCTGGGGGTCACATTAAATGTATTGGCACCTAACGACAGAAGTCACAAATATAATAGTCCCCTTCTGAACCTGCACAGGCAATATGAGCCCATAATTGGCAACTCTGACACTGTATCCATTTCTCTCCAGGTCTGTCATTGGTATAAATGGTTTCGCAAAAAATACAGGGTACATTTTCGTTGTCAGGAACCCTATTCAGATTTATGTCAtcaaaattgacgtttgttTCATCACTGTCGGAACTACTGCTGGGTGTCACATCTCTCTTGCGCCGTACACTAACTCCACTTGTGCTTGCTCCATCATAATTATGCCTGACACCTTGTCCACGTCCGCGACCACGTCCTCGTCCGCGCCCTTTTACACGAGTCTCTGCTACTTGTAATGATTCGGTTAATTGGTTTTTATATGGCGATGAAGTGATAACGTTCGCTCGAGTAGTCTTTCTTCCACGATTAGAAGTGCGAGTCTTTGCCTTAGGGATTGGTTGAATGTCTTCTGGGAGAATCAAACTACTTTGCAGCTCTTGTACTTCAGAGCTCACTCCTGGAGTACTCTGGGATACTACATCAACAAGGCCTGTTTCTTGGTTATCAGGAGTAAGAGAACTATGAGATTCTTCCGTTAAAAAATCGACCTCACTGAAAACTTGCGGATTAAATGGATAAATGCCTGTTGCACGGAAACCATTTACTGCAATTTCTCCTGTCGTGCTCTTGAGATATGATCGTCCAAAAAGTTCAGCAATGTCGTAAGGTTTTAGCATTCTTTCAGAGTGCAAAAGAAACTTGCGAATCTCCTCACTGTAGTGACTCTTCAAGGCGCCCATGAAAGTCTTGTCCAAAGGTTGGAGCTTATGAGTTGTGTGAGGTGGAAGACTGATGATCGTAACATGGTTTACACGAGCAAGCTCTATTATTTCAATGTTGCGCGTGTGACTGTAATGGCCGTCAAATATAAGTAATATGGGAGACTCGGCACTAGGGTTAGTTTTATCAATGAAGTGTCTGAACCATTCAGTGAACAAATTGGACTGAATCCAACCAGATGGATGAACTTTGCCAATCGCTCCAGGAGGTGCACTTTCATCAAGATATCCGTGAAGTTTTTCCTTGGAAAAATCATCATAGGGGGCACAAACATACCTGATGCACTCATGCAGCAGACAATAGTACACAAAGAACCTCATTCAGCAGCAGTTAAGGCTCCTATCTGCCTTTTCCCCTTTTTCCCTAACACTTGTGGTACTTTTGATTGCACGATAGTCAACCCAGTTTCATCGACATTGAAAATTCTGTCGGGAGGATAATTCGTTTTACTCATTTCGGcttccaaaatattgaaaaactcctTGACTGCTTCACGGTTAAAGCCATTAGCACGAGCATATGATGTCCCCATTGGTCTGCGCAACGATAATTTATCTTTGTGTCGCCTTAAAAAGTGATCCAACCAAGCTCGCCCTGCTACATCATTCTTGAATGtattctgaatattatttttcaccGCCAGCTGATAAGCCATTTTTCTAACATCCATCCTAGTGAGTCCATAGTACCTAGCCtccataaacaaaatataatccaCTAACTTTTCTTCCAAGCTAAGTGGTAGTATAGGTTTTCGACCAAGAGGTTTATGTACAAGTAAATCTAAAGACTTTTGTGGATCCTTCACTAACCGTTTCAGTGTAGATCTAGGCaccgaaaacaatttttcagcTTTTTTATATCCCATGACCTTGTGCCTCACTGCATCGATTGCTTTTTTCATTTGTTCAGGGTCCCACGTCTTTTGTTTCTTCTTCGAAGATGGAGATAATACGCTTTGTCTAGGCATCTgaaatcacaaaataaaaatatgtaaatgCTTAACAAGTCTTATTTGTAATGTGGCCCCCGGGGCCATGATACAACCAATGTCGGGGGGCCAAATTagagttattcaaaatattttgatatacaATCTAAAAcattatgaaatattaaaaaaatgcatATTTACCTTATAAGTACTGTAGACCACAGTGTCACGACACAATGTTCAAAACCACAGCAAATTTGATCAGTTGTTTTACCAATTAAGGAATAAAACTCACAGTAGTAAAATAAGTTTGGCCGGTACGAGTTTCTACTTGTTCAAATGACGAACGAACGCAACCGCCTCTAGCGGATTTATAGGCTATTAAATCAATAGTACACTAAAATGATCTCGTTGCGCCAAAATAATACTAGATGTCGTTGTGGGAAGTAACTAATATTGAAGGGGGCCAATATACCTGCGGGGGTCACATTACCACCTTCtcctctatatatatatatatttttttttatcaccgTTGTAGGGTAAGGCTTAGAGGTTGCCGGTTCCTCACAGAACAAGGCAACACTCAATTGCTAacctaatatatatatatatatatatatatatataatttcctaaagtatttaataaacaatggtttaaggggtgttggaaaaacttcaattgttactatcttctttatttcaccggtcgacgtttcgatccttggttgggatcttcttcaggacttctataaaacaaagaacatacaaatataacacaaacattgcagaaaagacaacatgttaaaacgcaccgaaatgcgaagagctaccagatcttaagttgcactgaatcttatacagatttggaggaaaaattatttttgaacacaaaatagtctttaatacaataacgtctttaATATTCATCAATTCCCTATCACACACTTCTTTATTCTCTTgataattcttttgaaaaaactttcttcactcatctgacaactgcgtaaaaacgAAAGGGGTAGGGTTAGGTCGGtttcatagaacatcatagatcttcaactgacattcgaGAACATGGAACTTGATGAGTCCAACAATTCACTCTCActaaattggtttgaatgtattagatatgaataaatgttacttatattctctatatcctttctgtagttcatggaataTTCTCCTCGTACTCTAAAACTCTCACtgaatcatagtccattcgatggtcaactgatcttacatgttctgccagtgcacatatctttctaggattcttaatgtcgctaatatgttgggttattcttctttttagttgttgggatgtttgtccgatatacacctcatcacaattttgacagggtattctgtatcATTTTGCGCATGCGCCAACACATAATCCAACAGAGCTTTTTGGCGCAAAGGTAAACGATCACGGGCAGAGAAATGAGGGAAGGCACACATACTGCCATTAGAGGTCTTCCCCCCCAGTTTTCCGACGGCTTACACTTAGGGCAGGTCTGAACAGTGGAACCCGGACGACCACACTTGAAACAGTACTTATTTTTGGTCATCTTACAATCCCTAGCAGCATGACCCGGTTGCTTACAATTCCAGCAAGTCATTAGTGCACTTACCTCAGCCGAAGAAGTTCTTACATCAGCAGAAGAAGTACTCACATCAACAGAAAAGGCAGAAGGTTGTTCTGCATATACGTATGTCAGATCAGGTTCCATCAGAGAGCTCCTATTTCGTGGAGGAGGTACGAAGGATTCGATGGATTCCTTGCGAGCCTCAAGTTGTCTTCCGATATCCAACAGTTGCGAAATCGAGGTGATGTTAGTCAAACCTAACTGACTCTGGTAAAAGGGTGAGATATTACGAAGAAGGATTCTCAGTCGAGCATCCTCATTAACTGGTACAGTAAGACGTTTGAACATAGTGTCCATCATTGCCAGATACAAACCGATGCTTTCATCAGGACCTTGTGTTCGGCGTTTAATCTCATCGAAAAGTTTCTCGTTATAATTGGGAGGGAGAAATTGCTTTCGCAATTCTTCAACTAGCTGAGACCACGTTGACAAGGTGGACCGGACAGATCGGAACCAGATAAGAGCCTTACCCACAA
It includes:
- the LOC123671917 gene encoding uncharacterized protein LOC123671917; the protein is MPRQSVLSPSSKKKQKTWDPEQMKKAIDAVRHKVMGYKKAEKLFSVPRSTLKRLVKDPQKSLDLLVHKPLGRKPILPLSLEEKLVDYILFMEARYYGLTRMDVRKMAYQLAVKNNIQNTFKNDVAGRAWLDHFLRRHKDKLSLRRPMGTSYARANGFNREAVKEFFNILEAEMSKTNYPPDRIFNVDETGLTIVQSKVPQVLGKKGKRQIGALTAAE